A single genomic interval of Camelina sativa cultivar DH55 chromosome 11, Cs, whole genome shotgun sequence harbors:
- the LOC104727381 gene encoding oxygen-evolving enhancer protein 1-1, chloroplastic, whose protein sequence is MAASLQSAATFLQSAKISTTPSRGSAHLRSTQTVGKSFGLETSSARLTCSFQSDFKDFAGKCSDAVKIAGFALATSALVVSGASAEGAPKRLTYDEIQSKTYMEVKGTGTANQCPTIDGGSETFSIKPGKYAGKKFCFEPTSFTVKAESVSKNAPPEFQNTKLMTRLTYTLDEIEGPFEVASDGSVNFKEEDGIDYAAVTVQLPGGERVPFLFTVKQLDASGKPDNFTGKFLVPSYRGSSFLDPKGRGGSTGYDNAVALPAGGRGDEEELVKENVKNTAASVGEITLKVTKSKPETGEVIGVFESLQPSDTDLGAKVPKDVKIQGVWYGQLE, encoded by the exons ATGGCTGCCTCTCTCCAATCCGCCGCCACATTCCTCCAGTCGGCGAAGATCTCCACCACTCCTTCTCGCGGCAGTGCTCACCTCCGGTCGACTCAGACCGTCGGCAAGTCTTTCGGGCTAGAAACTTCTTCTGCTCGCCTCACTTGCTCCTTCCAATCTGACTTCAAGGACTTCGCCGGAAAATGCTCCGACGCTGTCAAAATCGCCGGATTCGCTCTTGCCACCTCTGCTCTCGTTGTCTCG GGAGCAAGTGCAGAGGGAGCTCCGAAGAGACTGACCTACGATGAGATCCAGAGCAAGACATACATGGAAGTCAAAGGAACTGGAACGGCTAACCAGTGCCCAACTATTGACGGTGGCTCTGAGACATTCTCAATCAAGCCCGGAAAGTACGCTGGCAAGAAGTTCTGCTTCGAGCCTACTTCATTCACTGTCAAGGCAGAGAGTGTAAGCAAGAACGCTCCTCCTGAGTTCCAGAACACCAAGCTCATGACCCGTCTCACCTACACCCTTGACGAGATCGAAGGACCCTTCGAG GTTGCTTCAGACGGAAGCGTCAACttcaaggaagaagatggaatcgACTACGCCGCAGTCACTGTTCAGCTTCCAGGAGGCGAGCGTGTGCCATTCCTCTTCACAGTAAAACAGCTTGACGCCTCAGGCAAACCAGACAACTTCACCGGAAAATTCTTGGTTCCATCGTACCGTGGCTCTTCTTTCTTGGACCCAAAGGGTCGTGGTGGATCCACAGGATATGACAACGCAGTGGCATTGCCAGCTGGAGGCAGGGGAGACGAGGAGGAGCTTGTAAAGGAGAACGTGAAGAACACGGCAGCTTCTGTGGGAGAGATCACTTTGAAAGTGACTAAGAGCAAGCCGGAGACAGGAGAGGTGATCGGAGTCTTCGAGAGTCTACAGCCGTCGGATACTGACTTGGGTGCTAAGGTACCAAAGGATGTGAAGATCCAAGGAGTGTGGTATGGTCAACTTGAGTGA
- the LOC104727385 gene encoding maf-like protein DDB_G0281937, protein MVKLFLQFLLFFAIFPSSLFRLEHNATMTSKAMERGFKLILGSQSMARKRILAEMGYDYTIVTADIDEKAIRTDKPEDLVVALAEAKANEIISKLGGESQFAHDPQPTLLVTADTVVVYKGVIREKPTTKEEAREFIKGYSGSHGGVVGSVLVRNLKTGVKRGGWDKAEVYFHEIPEQVIDDLIDDAVTYKVAGGLTLEHPLISPFVDSVVGGVDTVMGLPKELTEKFINDVL, encoded by the exons ATGGTCAAATTatttcttcagtttttgttgttttttgcaATTTTCCCATCCTCACTCTTCCGCTTAGAGCACAACGCCACGATGACCTCGAAGGCAATGGAGAGAGGATTCAAG CTGATTCTGGGTTCTCAGTCCATGGCGAGAAAACGGATTCTGGCTGAAATGGGATATGATTACACCATTGTG ACTGCAGACATTGATGAGAAAGCTATTAGGACAGACAAGCCTGAAGATTTGGTTGTTGCTCTTGCTGAAGCCAAG GCAAATGAGATCATATCGAAACTTGGAGGTGAAAGCCAGTTTGCACATGATCCTCAACCAACACTCTTGGTTACTGCAGACACT GTTGTTGTGTACAAAGGTGTCATTAGAGAAAAACCAACCACTAAAGAAGAAGCTCGTGAATTTATCAAAG GCTACTCCGGTTCACATGGAGGCGTTGTGGGATCTGTTCTTGTTAGGAACTTGAAAACTGGTGTTAAAAGAGGAGGTTGGGACAAAGCAGAG GTCTATTTCCATGAGATACCAGAACAAGTCATCGACGATCTT ATTGATGATGCAGTAACTTACAAGGTTGCTGGAGGCTTAACACTGGAGCATCCCCTTATTTCACCATTTGTCGATTCCGTG GTGGGAGGAGTTGATACAGTCATGGGGCTTCCTAAAGAACTCACAGAAAAATTCATCAACGATGTGTTGTAG
- the LOC104727384 gene encoding protein-lysine methyltransferase METTL21D-like: MMSLPLQDDDEENDIDEAKMLLIGENGIDNESSSPAPLRDGAPELQEYNIRSIESTVVIRQLTSQGLSFQLWPAASTFVTLLDNYRRDPSSSPLTATLSSLTKSSPLNILELGSGTGAVGIAAAVTLSANVTVTDLPHVLDNLNFNAEANAEVVARFGGKVHVAPLRWGEADDVEVLGRNVDLILASDVVYHDHLFEPLLETLRLMQLEGKKLIFLMAHLRRWKKESVFFKKARKLFHVEVIHSDVPQQGSRIGVVVYRFVELQKPFERSLLVRQRSSSWRRSNGRTRKKCSACCSSRLEMNLARINLRLCNVVDLHV; encoded by the exons ATGATGTCTCTTCCTCTCCAAGACGACGACGAGGAAAACGACATAGACGAAGCCAAGATGCTCCTCATAGGCGAGAACGGTATCGACAATGAGAGTTCATCTCCTGCTCCTCTGCGTGACGGTGCACCGGAGCTCCAGGAGTACAACATCCGGTCAATCGAGTCAACGGTCGTGATTCGTCAGCTGACGTCACAGGGTCTCTCCTTCCAGCTCTGGCCAGCCGCTTCTACCTTCGTAACGCTGCTTGATAACTACCGACGTGACCCTAGCAGCAGCCCACTCACCGCCACACTCTCGTCGCTAACGAAATCATCTCCATTGAACATACTCGAGCTCGGATCTGGAACCGGCGCCGTCGGAATCGCTGCGGCAGTCACTCTCTCTGCTAACGTCACGGTGACGGATCTCCCACACGTGTTGGACAATCTCAATTTCAACGCCGAAGCGAACGCTGAAGTTGTGGCGAGGTTTGGGGGAAAAGTCCACGTGGCGCCACTCCGATGGGGGGAAGCTGATGACGTGGAGGTTCTAGGTCGGAACGTTGACTTGATTCTTGCCTCGGACGTGGTGTACCACGACCATCTCTTCGAGCCTCTCCTCGAAACGCTGCGTTTGATGCAGCTAGAGGGGAAGAAGCTAATATTCCTGATGGCTCATCtaaggagatggaagaaagaaTCTGTCTTCTTCAAGAAAGCTCGGAAGCTCTTCCATGTCGAAGTTATACACTCTGATGTTCCTCAACAAGGTTCTAGAATCGGTGTTGTGGTTTACCGTTTT GTCGAATTACAGAAGCCCTTTGAAAGGTCTCTACTTGTGCGGCAGCGGAGCTCATCCTGGAGGCGGAGTAATGGGCGCACCAGGAAGAAATGCAGCGCATGTTGTTCTTCAAGACTTGAAATGAATCTAGCGAGGATAAATCTCAGACTATGCAATGTAGTAGACCTTCATGTGTAA
- the LOC104727383 gene encoding pyridine nucleotide-disulfide oxidoreductase domain-containing protein 2-like isoform X1, whose amino-acid sequence MWRRSFSTLPGKKWDAVVIGGGHNGLTAAAYLARGGLSVAVLERRHVIGGAAVTEEIVPGFKFSRCSYLQSLLRPCIIRELELGRHGLKLLKRSPSSFTPCLDGRYLLLGPDQELNHSEISKFSKHDADAYPRYEKQLERFCGFMDPLLDATPPESLQGASSLNDKLRNKMYKSAFWARCLRQAASLGQKDMVDFMDLLLAPASKVLNNWFESDVLKATLATDAVIGSTASVHTPGSGYVLLHHVMGETDGEKGIWSYVEGGMGSVSMAIANAAKEAGAQIFTNAEVSEILTDDSSIVKGVLLSDGTRVESSAILSNATPYRTYVELVPTNVLPEKFVDAIKNSDYSSATTKINLAVDNLPQFQCCNTNHSSPGPEHFGTIHIGAESMDEVHSACHDSENGQPSRRPVIEMTIPSTLDNTISPPGKHVINLFIQYTPYKPSDGNWEDPTYRVRSICTKVF is encoded by the exons ATGTGGCGCCGGAGCTTCAGTACTTTGCCGGGGAAGAAATGGGACGCGGTGGTGATCGGCGGCGGTCACAACGGCTTAACCGCCGCGGCTTACCTAGCACGTGGTGGTCTCTCCGTAGCTGTTCTCGAGCGCCGTCATGTCATCGGTGGGGCAGCAGTGACGGAGGAGATCGTTCCTGGCTTCAAATTTTCACGCTGCAGTTACCTTCAGAGCCTGCTTCGTCCTTGCATCATTAG AGAATTAGAGTTAGGCAGACACGGATTGAAGCTTCTGAAGAGAAGTCCTTCGTCGTTTACACCTTGTTTGGATGGCCGTTATCTTCTGCTTGGACCTGATCAGGAACTTAATCATTCTGAGATTTCCAAGTTCTCCAAACATGATGCTGATGCTTACCCAAG ATACGAGAAGCAGCTAGAGAGGTTCTGTGGATTCATGGATCCTCTTTTGGATGCAACTCCCCCAGAATCTTTGCAAGGAGCCTCTTCTTTGAACGATAAGCTGCGCAATAAAATGTACAAATCTGCTTTCTGGGCTCGTTGTCTCCGCCAAGCAGCTTCTTTGGGGCAAAAAGATATGGT GGACTTCATGGATTTGTTATTGGCCCCAGCTTCAAAAGTTTTGAACAACTGGTTTGAG TCTGATGTCCTGAAGGCGACTCTTGCAACAGATGCCGTGATTGGATCTACG GCCAGTGTCCATACTCCGGGAAGTGGATATGTCCTCCTACATCATGTGATGGGAGAAACGGATGGAGAGAAAGGCATTTGGTC TTATGTTGAAGGTGGGATGGGCTCTGTCTCCATGGCTATAGCCAATGCTGCAAAGGAAGCTGGTGCTCAGATTTTCACAAATGCAGAG GTTTCTGAAATACTGACTGACGATTCTAGCATCGTGAAAGGG GTTTTGCTTTCTGATGGTACGCGGGTGGAGTCATCAGCTATATTATCCAATGCAACCCCTTACAGAACTTATGTG GAGTTGGTTCCGACCAATGTTCTTCCCGAAAAATTTGTCGATGCTATTAAGAACTCAGATTACAGCTCT GCAACTACCAAAATAAACTTGGCTGTTGACAATTTACCACAGTTCCAGTGCTGCAACACAAATCATTCGAGTCCAGGTCCGGAGCACTTTGGCACTATACACATTGGTGCGGAGAG CATGGACGAGGTTCACTCAGCATGCCATGATTCTGAAAACGGCCAACCATCAAGAAGACCAGTGATCGAAATGACTATTCCATCCACGCTAGATAACACCATATCTCCTCCAG GGAAGCATGTAATCAACTTGTTCATCCAATACACCCCTTACAAGCCATCAGATGGAAACTGGGAAGATCCTACTTACCGAGTTA GAAGCATTTGCACAAAGGTGTTTTAA
- the LOC104727383 gene encoding pyridine nucleotide-disulfide oxidoreductase domain-containing protein 2-like isoform X2, translating into MWRRSFSTLPGKKWDAVVIGGGHNGLTAAAYLARGGLSVAVLERRHVIGGAAVTEEIVPGFKFSRCSYLQSLLRPCIIRELELGRHGLKLLKRSPSSFTPCLDGRYLLLGPDQELNHSEISKFSKHDADAYPRYEKQLERFCGFMDPLLDATPPESLQGASSLNDKLRNKMYKSAFWARCLRQAASLGQKDMVDFMDLLLAPASKVLNNWFESDVLKATLATDAVIGSTASVHTPGSGYVLLHHVMGETDGEKGIWSYVEGGMGSVSMAIANAAKEAGAQIFTNAEVSEILTDDSSIVKGVLLSDGTRVESSAILSNATPYRTYVELVPTNVLPEKFVDAIKNSDYSSATTKINLAVDNLPQFQCCNTNHSSPGPEHFGTIHIGAESMDEVHSACHDSENGQPSRRPVIEMTIPSTLDNTISPPGKHVINLFIQYTPYKPSDGNWEDPTYREAFAQRCFKLIDEYAPGFSSSIISYDMLTPPDLEREIGLTGGNIFHGAMGLDSLFLMRPVKKWSNYRSPLKGLYLCGSGAHPGGGVMGAPGRNAAHVVLQDLK; encoded by the exons ATGTGGCGCCGGAGCTTCAGTACTTTGCCGGGGAAGAAATGGGACGCGGTGGTGATCGGCGGCGGTCACAACGGCTTAACCGCCGCGGCTTACCTAGCACGTGGTGGTCTCTCCGTAGCTGTTCTCGAGCGCCGTCATGTCATCGGTGGGGCAGCAGTGACGGAGGAGATCGTTCCTGGCTTCAAATTTTCACGCTGCAGTTACCTTCAGAGCCTGCTTCGTCCTTGCATCATTAG AGAATTAGAGTTAGGCAGACACGGATTGAAGCTTCTGAAGAGAAGTCCTTCGTCGTTTACACCTTGTTTGGATGGCCGTTATCTTCTGCTTGGACCTGATCAGGAACTTAATCATTCTGAGATTTCCAAGTTCTCCAAACATGATGCTGATGCTTACCCAAG ATACGAGAAGCAGCTAGAGAGGTTCTGTGGATTCATGGATCCTCTTTTGGATGCAACTCCCCCAGAATCTTTGCAAGGAGCCTCTTCTTTGAACGATAAGCTGCGCAATAAAATGTACAAATCTGCTTTCTGGGCTCGTTGTCTCCGCCAAGCAGCTTCTTTGGGGCAAAAAGATATGGT GGACTTCATGGATTTGTTATTGGCCCCAGCTTCAAAAGTTTTGAACAACTGGTTTGAG TCTGATGTCCTGAAGGCGACTCTTGCAACAGATGCCGTGATTGGATCTACG GCCAGTGTCCATACTCCGGGAAGTGGATATGTCCTCCTACATCATGTGATGGGAGAAACGGATGGAGAGAAAGGCATTTGGTC TTATGTTGAAGGTGGGATGGGCTCTGTCTCCATGGCTATAGCCAATGCTGCAAAGGAAGCTGGTGCTCAGATTTTCACAAATGCAGAG GTTTCTGAAATACTGACTGACGATTCTAGCATCGTGAAAGGG GTTTTGCTTTCTGATGGTACGCGGGTGGAGTCATCAGCTATATTATCCAATGCAACCCCTTACAGAACTTATGTG GAGTTGGTTCCGACCAATGTTCTTCCCGAAAAATTTGTCGATGCTATTAAGAACTCAGATTACAGCTCT GCAACTACCAAAATAAACTTGGCTGTTGACAATTTACCACAGTTCCAGTGCTGCAACACAAATCATTCGAGTCCAGGTCCGGAGCACTTTGGCACTATACACATTGGTGCGGAGAG CATGGACGAGGTTCACTCAGCATGCCATGATTCTGAAAACGGCCAACCATCAAGAAGACCAGTGATCGAAATGACTATTCCATCCACGCTAGATAACACCATATCTCCTCCAG GGAAGCATGTAATCAACTTGTTCATCCAATACACCCCTTACAAGCCATCAGATGGAAACTGGGAAGATCCTACTTACCGA GAAGCATTTGCACAAAGGTGTTTTAAACTGATTGATGAATATGCACCCGGGTTTAGCTCATCCATCATTAGCTACGACATGTTGACTCCTCCTGACCTGGAACGGGAAATTGGTCTCACAG GTGGAAACATATTTCACGGTGCCATGGGATTAGACTCTCTCTTCTTGATGCGCCCAGTGAAAAAATG GTCGAATTACAGAAGCCCTTTGAAAGGTCTCTACTTGTGCGGCAGCGGAGCTCATCCTGGAGGCGGAGTAATGGGCGCACCAGGAAGAAATGCAGCGCATGTTGTTCTCCAAGACTTGAAATGA
- the LOC104727382 gene encoding BTB/POZ domain-containing protein At5g66560-like → MASEKSSSKGQAWFCTTGLPSDIEIEVDDMTFHLHKFPLMSKSRKLHRLITEQETRSSSMALTVTDPKVEQEDTDMKGKGHEIEDEEVGDEDEQEMEEDNGYPHIKLEDFPGSSESFEMVAKFCYGVKMDLSASTVVPLRCAAQHLEMTEEYSPDNLISKTERFLSHSVYKSLRESIQALKACESVSSLAGSLGITEQCIASIISRASSADPSLFGWPVNDGGTDLQLIPGNAAKTRKKQSRDSSMELWFEDLAQLSLPIFRTIILSMRSGDLSSDIVESCLICYAKKHIPGILRSNRKPPPSSSSTTAVSENEQRELLETITSNLPLGKSSISSTTRFLFGLLRTSIILNASETCRHLLERKIGSQLERATLDDLLVPSYSYLNETLYDVDLVERILGHFLDTLEQSNTAAIVEADGRSPSLIPVGKLMDGFLAEIASDANLKSDKFYNLAISLPDQARLYDDGLYRAVDVYLKAHPWVSEAEREKICGVMDCQKLTLEACTHAAQNERLPLRAVVQVLFFEQLQLRHAIAGTLLAAQSPSPSTEPRPSGVRITTETVTEGDERRGGEGQVVDEGKWKKTVRENQVLRLDMDTMRTRVHRLERECSNMKKVIAKIDKEGGSSPATATTDRPRSWSITKKLGCKFKTQVCDSHEATMVNHRSRRS, encoded by the exons ATGGCGTCTGAGAAATCTAGCTCCAAGGGTCAAGCATG GTTTTGTACGACCGGGTTACCTAGCGACATTGAAATCGAAGTTGATGACATGACATTCCATCTCCATAAG TTTCCTCTCATGTCAAAGAGCAGAAAACTTCACAGGTTGATTACAGAGCAAGAGACTAGATCTTCTTCCATGGCCCTAACTGTCACCGACCCTAAAGTAGAACAAGAAGATACTGACATGAAAGGTAAAGGCCACGAGATCGAGGATGAAGAAGTAGGAGACGAAGACGagcaagagatggaggaagatAATGGTTATCCCCACATAAAACTCGAGGACTTTCCCGGGAGTTCAGAGAGCTTCGAGATGGTGGCAAAGTTCTGCTACGGCGTCAAGATGGACCTCTCTGCTTCCACTGTTGTACCACTTCGTTGCGCCGCCCAACACCTCGAAATGACGGAAGAGTATTCACCTGATAACCTGATTTCCAAAACCGAGAGGTTTCTCTCTCATTCCGTCTACAAGAGCTTGCGAGAATCCATTCAAGCTCTCAAAGCGTGCGAGTCAGTCTCATCTTTAGCCGGATCGCTTGGTATAACTGAACAGTGCATAGCGTCCATCATCTCCAGAGCTTCCTCAGCTGATCCCTCACTGTTCGGATGGCCCGTAAACGACGGCGGCACCGATCTACAACTTATCCCGGGCAACGCGGCGAAAACTCGAAAGAAACAGAGTAGAGATTCGAGTATGGAGCTGTGGTTTGAAGATCTGGCGCAACTGAGCCTTCCGATCTTCAGAACTATAATCCTATCAATGAGATCAGGAGATCTGAGCTCAGACATCGTAGAGAGCTGTTTGATTTGTTACGCTAAGAAGCACATTCCCGGAATCTTACGTTCTAACCGGAAACCGCCGCCAtcgtcatcatcaacaacagcaGTTTCAGAGAATGAACAGAGAGAGTTACTAGAGACGATAACCTCTAATCTTCCATTAGGTAAAAGCTCAATCTCTTCAACAACTAGATTCCTCTTCGGCTTACTACGAACATCCATCATCCTCAACGCCTCCGAGACTTGCCGTCATCTCCTTGAGAGAAAAATCGGATCGCAGCTAGAGCGAGCCACGCTCGACGATTTGCTCGTCCCGAGTTACTCTTACCTCAACGAGACTTTATACGACGTCGATTTGGTAGAGAGAATCTTAGGCCACTTTCTCGACACCTTGGAGCAATCGAACACCGCCGCCATAGTCGAAGCTGATGGAAGATCCCCGTCGCTGATCCCCGTCGGGAAATTAATGGATGGATTTCTCGCGGAGATCGCATCGGATGCGAATCTGAAATCGGATAAATTCTATAATCTAGCCATCTCACTCCCAGATCAAGCTCGTCTCTACGATGACGGTCTTTACAGAGCTGTCGACGTCTATCTCAAG GCGCATCCATGGGTATCGGAAGCAGAGAGGGAGAAGATATGCGGCGTGATGGATTGTCAAAAACTGACTCTCGAAGCATGCACACACGCCGCGCAAAACGAGCGGCTTCCGCTGAGAGCCGTCGTACAAGTCCTCTTTTTCGAGCAGTTACAGCTCCGCCACGCGATCGCCGGGACGTTACTAGCGGCTCAATCGCCGTCACCGTCAACGGAGCCGAGACCGTCAGGAGTAAGGATAACAACGGAAACAGTAACGGAAGGGGATgaaaggagaggaggagaaggacaGGTGGTGGACGAAGGGAAATGGAAGAAGACGGTGAGAGAGAATCAGGTGCTACGCTTGGATATGGATACGATGAGGACGCGTGTTCACCGGTTAGAGAGAGAGTGTTCCAACATGAAGAAAGTGATTGCTAAGATTGATAAAGAAGGAGGTTCATCACCGGCGACGGCGACTACTGATCGTCCGAGAAGTTGGTCGATTACGAAAAaattgggatgtaaattcaagACACAGGTCTGCGATTCACACGAGGCAACGATGGTCAATCATAGATCACGACGTTCTTGA
- the LOC104727387 gene encoding U3 small nucleolar ribonucleoprotein protein MPP10-like: MAIVKDSGFKALEKLKSTEPPVFLAPSSISEVARAASQHIFEKLKPYNPKSPFDELLVDGFDAEQIWQQIDMQSQPLLSSLRQEVNRFAKNPEEIRKLGNLALKVSHEDDVDEMDMDGHDSGDDELEANESEGEEKDEEEEEDGDEEEDGDEEDEEEKDGDNEGIEDKFFKIKELEEFLEDGEAEEYGIDYKNNKGVAKRKKQNLRDEEDDDDEEDDDEEEDDEFGAFAGGDDEEADKLGKAKYTDFFGGKKKETKVKWKDLSEDDEAERENQGNEKLSTHEKERLKVQSKIEQMEKTNLDPKHWTMQGEITAAKRPKNSALEVDLDFEHNARPAPVITEEVTASLEDLIKSRIIEARFDDVQRAPSMPTKAKREAKEMDESKSKKGLAEVYEDEYVRTANPAFAPTTFSDELKKEASMLFKNLCLKLDALSHFHFTPKPVIEEMSIQTNVPAIAMEEVAPVAVSDAAMLAPEEIFSGKGDIKDESELTQEERKRRRAKKKRKFKAESAKEPVKKARDATTVAGSEVL, translated from the exons ATGGCGATTGTAAAAGATTCGGGCTTTAAAGCCCTTGAGAAGCTTAAGTCAACTGAACCACCAGTGTTTCTAGCGCCAAGTTCAATATCTGAGGTGGCTCGCGCTGCATCTCAGCATATCTTCGAGAAGTTGAAGCCGTACAACCCTAAATCTCCATTTGATGAGCTCTTGGTTGATGGGTTTGATGCGGAGCAGATTTGGCAGCAAATTGATATGCAGTCTCAACCGCTGTTGTCTAGCTTGCGTCAGGAAGTTAATAGATTTGCTAAAAACCCTGAAGAGATTCGTAAACTTGGGAATTTGGCCCTCAAGGTTTCTCATGAAGATGATGTGGATGAGATGGATATGGATGGTCATGACTCGGGTGATGATGAGCTAGAAGCTAATGAAAgcgaaggagaagagaaagatgaagaagaagaagaggacggagatgaggaagaggacggagatgaagaagatgaggaggaaaagGATGGAGACAATGAAGGAATAGAGGACAAGTTCTTCAAGATAAAAGAATTGGAGGAGTTTTTAGAGGATGGTGAAGCAGAAGAGTATGGGATAGACTACAAGAACAACAAGGGAGtagcaaagagaaagaaacaaaatttgcgtgatgaagaagatgatgatgatgaggaggacgacgatgaagaagaagatgatgag TTTGGTGCTTTTGCTGGTGGTGACGACGAAGAGGCGGATAAATTAGGAAAGGCAAA GTATACTGATTTCTTTGGCGGCAAAAAGAAGGAGACAAAAGTAAAGTGGAAAGATTTAAGTGAAGATGACGAAGCTGAAAGAGAAAACCAA GGTAATGAAAAGCTCTCTACACATGAGAAAGAACGATTAAAGGTTCAATCCAAGATTGAACAGATGGAGAAAACAAACTTAGATCCTAAACACTGGACAATGCAGGGAGAG ATAACTGCTGCAAAGAGGCCAAAGAACAGTGCTCTAGAAGTTGATTTAGATTTTGAGCACAATGCCAGGCCTGCTCCTGTAATCACAGAAGAGGTCACAGCCTCACTTGAAGATTTGATCAAGAGCAGAATCATTGAG GCTCGTTTTGATGATGTTCAACGAGCACCTAGTATGCCCACTAAAGCAAAAAGAGAAGCCAAGGAAATG GACGAGAGCAAAAGCAAGAAAGGTCTTGCCGAAGTTTACGAG GACGAATACGTTCGGACGGCTAATCCAGCTTTTGCCCCAACAACTTTCTCTGATGAACTAAAGAAAGAG GCAAGCATGTTGTTCAAGAATCTATGCTTGAAGTTGGATGCTCTCTCCCACTTCCACTTCACACCTAAACCT GTGATTGAAGAAATGTCTATACAAACGAATGTCCCGGCCATAGCAATGGAAGAG GTTGCGCCCGTGGCAGTCTCGGATGCAGCAATGCTTGCCCCGGAGGAAATCTTTTCCGGGAAAGGTGACATTAAGGATGAGTCTGAGCTTACacaggaagagagaaagagaaggagagctaagaagaagagaaagtttaAGG CTGAATCTGCAAAAGAACCAGTGAAAAAGGCGCGAGATGCTACTACCG TTGCAGGCAGCGAAGTACTGTGA